CCAAAGATCGTAGTTGCCAAGGCGTTGGAGTACGATCTCAAGTAGTCACGGCAACCCGGATAATAATGGTCAGAATGGGCGGAGTCTCCACAGGGGGGCATTATCTGCCTGAATGTCATGAATCAATTCACCCAAGGGGGGCGACATGCTCCGGAATCAAGGCACATGAGTACGGTCTGAATCGGGCATAGGGCTGGCTATATTTGCAGGCAGATTCAATGTGCAGAATTGTTCACTTCACTTACATAATGAGAGTGTATCATGAGTGCGGCAAAAGTGTTCATCGTTCAGCATGATAGCCAAGCGGACTACAAGGTCTTTTTCGTGGATCATGATTCGCAGCAGAAGAATCATCAGATAATTGAAGGAGGAAAACTGGTCTCCCATGCCAGTCAAGCAGACGTAAAAGTGTCAATCGTCAAGCATGCCTCTCAAGCACAAATACTTATCACCCACAAACGATTTCCCAAATAGGTTCATCCGCGGTGATTGAACACGATTGGAGATCCAGGAGAGTATTGTTCTTCGCTGTTGTGAGGGCATGCCATACTTGGGATTTAACCCTGTTTTCTACCTTACGAATGCTCAACGCGCTGTGACACTGATCCAGCACTTGTTTGAACCAATTCTTGCTGGAGCCGACAGGTTGATGCGATCGACAGGAATGCTCTCGTTTGGCTGCAATGTTACATTAATCGAATGCTCTCTCCGATAGAATGGCACCTTAGTTGTACCGGAATGCCCGTCAGTTGACCCTTCACCTAAGACCTCAACAAGTAGGCTTGATATTGTAGCAGGTGCATTTGTCTTGTTAGTCAGCGTGAACCCAATTCCTTCAATGCAGGTTCCTTGCGGTGAGCCGTTGCAATACCATTCCCAATAGTTGCTTGCTACAACAGAATTGATGAAGAAGTAGTCGTGACTATCAAATTGATAGATGAATTGTACTCCATTATCGCAAAAGGTCCCTTCGACATATCTCCCATTGGGGTCATAGATCTTCTTTGAGCGATCTCTCAGGTGTTCAATGTTGCTTGAGTAGAAGTGCTGTTTGGGGCTGAATACGAGGCCACTAGGGACTTCAACAGCGGCCAGTGCCCGCGTAGGCCCATTTTCTGCGCAAAAGTGTCCATCTGACACTTCAAAGTAGATAGTGGCATCCGCATTAGTGACCGTTGTCTTAAGCTTAGAGCAATACGATGCATTGTCATATGGAAGATCGACCATGACTTCTGGTGCAATGCTGTCACATTCAGCCGAAAGGTCGTAGGAATCGGAAGGCTTCCGTGAGATAAGTAGAACTGTTCCGTTAATCGCCTTGCATAGAACAGCAATTCTAAAGTCAGTGACCCAACTATCCGAGGCCGAACAATGTATGGCTTCGTTAGTGAGATGACTCGGTACTGCCATCTTTGCTCTCAGTTTGAAATTGTCGTCAACAACCAATAACGTATCGTCATAGAAATAGGCCTGATTGACGTTTCGAATGAAACGTCCGACTCCGTTGTCGATGTCAGTTGACACCTTCTGGTTGCAATCAACTTTACGCAGAGTCCATGGGTACGTCGTCGAGCACTCGTCAAAATAGAGGGCAAAAGACCGTTGCCTACCCTTGCTATCAATGTAAGTGAAGAAGTTAGCTGACGATGTATTAAGTGGACCGTTATTGACAAGGCACTCGGGCCAATTAGATGAGTGAATCGTGTCAGACGGGTTTAGGCGGATATTGGAGTCAATGAGCATCCATTTCTTTTGCATGCTCCCGCGGTGCGAATCGAGGTAGATCGAACCTCTATCCGTCACAATCATCAGAGTATGGGGCTCCCTGAATACAAGCTCGATTGGTTCGCCATCAAGATCAAGGTAGTCGCTATCATAGTTATGGAGCCTCCACCGATCGGTATCTGGGTAGTAGGCTAAAAGGACACCAGATGTGATCTCGACGGCCTTACTACACGCGCGTGCTTCTGAGCTGAGGTATTGGTGCCCGCGGAAAGAAAGCGATGAGTCAGTGCGCGCACACAGCATAGGTAATGGTCCCATATAGCTCCCAAACAGCCTGTGAGCCAACAGGGGGCTATCGTAAGGAAAAATCTCGCCTTGGCCATCGTCGTATAGATCGATAAACATCTTCCGCATTGTAACCCCTCCGACGACAGTGTCTCGCGATTCTATCTTGAGCAGTGAGTCAAGAACCGTTTGAGAACGCAGCATTGAAGTGGTAGCGATTATAGTAGCAACAAATACAACGCAACTAATCGTTTGGTTCAGCATTGGCGATACCTCTTCGAGAATGTAAGCGCGGGTTACTCATCAAGTGTCTATTGATAGGTAGATTGAACCTGATGTCGTGAAACTAGCACTTCTATATAGTCCCAGAGCCATTGTGGAGATCCCGCTTGCGTTGACCACATCATGCCGCGGGTAGCTGACCACCGCATCTAATGGCATGCTGACTTGCTAAACCCAATGCTAGATTGCAGTTGTCAAGGCGTTGGACTGCGTTCCCAAGTGGTTACGGCAAGACGGACTGAGATGGTCAAGACAAGCGGATTCTCCACTCTGCCTGCAAGTGACTCGCTCACAAATGGCTGTTCAAAGTCCGATCTGTCAGCTCACTATCTCTTCCCATCTCACTAGTCTTGCAGCCGCAGCTAGCCTTGTCAGGTGGTCAATATCGAGGCGTTCGTGGACGGTGTGCTCATCGTGAAACCAACAGATATGTTTGTGCAGTTGTCGATCTGACCGATACCAACGAACGATCTAGAGTCACATGAGCCTCCAGTTGGGTCTGGAGCGTAATTCATACCATGCGCGTTCAATGCCGAGGCAATTCTCTGAGCCGTGGGCGTGGGGCAGGTCTCTATGCCCCTTTGGTGAGTAATGACGGAAGTTGTACCTCGACGGTCAAACGCGACTACAGCACGCACTGTATCAATGTATCGATTGGCACTCCAATGCTCTGCTGCATAGATGGATCCTAAGCGTCCGAGCTCCTCTCCAACAAAGAATGCGTAAAGTCCGGGTACGTTGTGATTGATCATATCAATCATCAGTGCCATACCTGCTCTATCATCTGCTCCGAGATTGGTTGTCCCGTCCGTGGCGAGCATGCCTCTGGACCAGCGGATATCAACGGGCCCCACATCGTCGATAAGTGGGTAGGTGTCCATGTGTGAAGCGAACATCACGGTGGGTGCTCGCCCAACCGTTACAAAAACGTTGCCAAATGAATCGATGCGATGTGGCTTTGGGATATATCTGTGCAACAGTTGTTCATGACCATAGGGCGTTAGAACCTGCGCGAGATCGAGGAATATGCGCATCACATCACTCACTGCGCATTCCCAGATTCGAATTGCCGCGGGTCATACAAAAGTTGGCGTAGCGTTTCCGGTGCGCCCAAATACCACCAACGACCGCGGTACTCGTCACGCAGCTGAACCGGTAGGTGCATTGCGATTAAGCTCGCACATCTAACATACGTTCTAGTTAGTGAAACACAGAGGTCAAGTGGACTGTCTCCGTTGTGATTGCGGGCCGCTGGATCTGCGCCTACCTCGATCAACTTCTTGACGGCGGTGATGTTGCCACACATTGCAGCGATATGTAGGGGAGTGTTGCCTCGTTCGTCATTCATCTCAATGTCCACGAGGTGGGCAATGGATTGTAGGGCGTGCCCGGCATTCGACGATGCCGCGCGGTGGAGAATCCAAGGGATCCTTGCATCAGCGCCTGTGGAGGATAGTGCCTTGGTCACAGTTGAAGGCTCATTTAGAATCAGGTAATCGAGGAGTATCCAGTCGTTCTTGACTAGTGCAGACTGTATGAGATACGTGTCCTCGCAGCGACCTCTGCGCCTCGCAAGAACACGCTCACAAGCATTAATCTTCATGGTATCTGGAGTAGGTACAAGTGTCTGCACGGTTGCGCTTATAGAATACATCGTGTGCTGGATTCGCGGCAGTATCTCTATTGATCGCCATGCTCCGTCCCACGATTCGGCCAATGATTGTGCTAGTCCATTGAGTGCGTTTGATGCGATGTACGCCGGAATGTTCATGTCACCCAAGCCTGGCAAAAGCAGAACTGATGGCCTTGCTTGCACTAGTCTGTACATGTCGGGCTCATCTGAGTTGATACTAGCCCACAGTAATTCAGACTGTGCGCGGTCGTTGTAGTGCTGAACATTGACTCGGGTGAGAAAATAGCAGGCACAATACCACGACCTCAGGCGCAGTGATGTTGCGAGAAGTTCGAGGTAGTCGGTCTCATATTGATCGAATGGGTGCACCGGACGTATGAACGTCCTGAGGCGCAGTACGTCGTCGTGCGCGATGATCTCGCGCAGAGTGTTCATGCTCTGTGAGTTTTTGTGCATCATGTTGGTATATATCGTTTCTTCCAAATCGAAATTCATGAATCGTGATTGCGACGCCGAATGGTGCTCGCAGAAATCACTTGACATCGCCTCGTCAGAATAGTACGTTTGTATGAACACACCAATGGACACTTCAATGATCTAGTCGCTCGACACTCCAAACGGGTTTTCTTGCCTGCAGCACATATGTGGGTAGGCACGCTCATTAAATCCGTGAGGTGTTTATGCGGTTCATTCTAAGTCTCCTGCGCCAAGCTGCGCGATATTCAGCTTCGCGAATCATTCGCGACATTCTCTACCCCTCAATAGCTGTGGCCCTAGGCTACGCAATAATGCGCTTCCTTTGGAGGCAGCTATGAGTGAGCTATCCTTGGCCACTCGGCGACTACTGCGGCTGTGCCATATCATCCAAAAAGATGACGCTAACTCCTTGCACGAGATCCTAGCGGATCTTGATCCAACAGACCGAACTGTTGCTATTGAGCTTGATGTTCGAGGCCTTTTCCATGCGGCGATCAGCTGTCGTGCAATTGTGTGTTTGGAGTATTTGCTGGCGTGGCTGTCAGACATTGATGTGCCTGACCGTGATGGTGTATACCCACTTGCCGCATCGCTAGCAGGTGGAGAACAAGCGGTGTATAATCTGCTTGAACAACACTGCGTGATTGTAGGTGAGGTTCCAAAGACTCGTGCTGACGGATATCCTCGCTTCCACTCGTTTGTCGATACTGTCGTGCCTCGCTACCCTGTGTATCCACGCTCAAACCCACAATCGCCTAGTTGTTGTAGTGTTGGCTATTCTGTGCCCAGCGAAGCAACGATCAACGCTATCCGTCGTGAGCTGCAGAGGATACTTGAGCAACCTGAACATCCGGAGTATCTCTCTGAACAACGTCGGAGACTTCGTCATCTGTTCGTTAAATACCCGGACATTGATCCCGATTTGATTCAGCAAGAATACCAGCAGGCGTTTGATGTTGAATTCTGGACGGCCTCTAGTGCTACGACGGTCCCAATTGTCGAAGCGCCGATCACCGCGATTGATGCGTGCCTATTGCGACGTCAGTACGTCCTTGTGCGTGAGCTGGTCGACAGTGGATGCCATTCATCTCGCCTTGCATTTCCACTCATTGCCCAAGCTGTGGTGCTTCGTGAACACTACATCCTTGCGCGACTCCTTGAATCTGGTGCCGATCCAAACCAGCGCATATACGTCAACGATAACGGCGAACCCTTGTTCGGTCTGTGCAGTATTAGGATTCTTGAGC
This region of Ignavibacteria bacterium genomic DNA includes:
- a CDS encoding M28 family peptidase, translated to MRIFLDLAQVLTPYGHEQLLHRYIPKPHRIDSFGNVFVTVGRAPTVMFASHMDTYPLIDDVGPVDIRWSRGMLATDGTTNLGADDRAGMALMIDMINHNVPGLYAFFVGEELGRLGSIYAAEHWSANRYIDTVRAVVAFDRRGTTSVITHQRGIETCPTPTAQRIASALNAHGMNYAPDPTGGSCDSRSFVGIGQIDNCTNISVGFTMSTPSTNASILTT
- a CDS encoding ankyrin repeat domain-containing protein; the encoded protein is MMHKNSQSMNTLREIIAHDDVLRLRTFIRPVHPFDQYETDYLELLATSLRLRSWYCACYFLTRVNVQHYNDRAQSELLWASINSDEPDMYRLVQARPSVLLLPGLGDMNIPAYIASNALNGLAQSLAESWDGAWRSIEILPRIQHTMYSISATVQTLVPTPDTMKINACERVLARRRGRCEDTYLIQSALVKNDWILLDYLILNEPSTVTKALSSTGADARIPWILHRAASSNAGHALQSIAHLVDIEMNDERGNTPLHIAAMCGNITAVKKLIEVGADPAARNHNGDSPLDLCVSLTRTYVRCASLIAMHLPVQLRDEYRGRWWYLGAPETLRQLLYDPRQFESGNAQ